Within the Telopea speciosissima isolate NSW1024214 ecotype Mountain lineage chromosome 4, Tspe_v1, whole genome shotgun sequence genome, the region GTAATAGTTCCTGGATTCTTCTCCCTAacaagatttaaatatgttggTAGCTGTGCATAAGACTTCTGATGGCTGCCTTCATTCTCCTCCTTGGCTTGCAGACGAGTCCTATACAATTGTTAGGCACTTGGGTTAATGTCATACTTCTCATGTAAAAGAGCATACATTGCATCATACTTCATATCAGGATCTGCCCTAAGGTGTTGAACAAGTTTCTTAGCTATCCAAGTAGAATTTGCATTCATGTTATTTGATACTCTTACAATTGTGAGTAGGGGTATATGATTTAATCATAAATGACACTCCATCTCCAGAGGGCGATGCATGTACTCTCCAGGGACAACCATTAAATGCACAAACTGCTGTAACTCTACTCTTCTCATTTTTTAGTCCCAAAATATCAAACCCTTCTTGAATAACATACTCCTGTAATACATGTAATACAGCTCTGAATTCATATACATTATCATATACATTTCCTTTCTCCAACTTCAGTTTGCCATCACCCTCTGTGACATTTGTTCTATACTCTTGATTAGAATCATAATCTGATAAATCATCATTGATACATCCATTTCCTTCGTCATCTTCTACATTTTCATCCTTTTCCCAATTCTCATCATCGGAGTCATCACTTATTTCGGAGTCACCACTTATTTTCTCCCCTAAGTCTTTCCATTTATCATCATCTGAGTCATCCTTATTTTGGACCGACTCATCCCCCATAATAGGTTCTTTTCCAGCCCTTCTCCTACTTCGTTCCACAACATTATAAAATCCATGGGCAGCACTATGTTGCCTCCCAACATTATCAAACCCATGGGTAGCACTATGTTGCCTCCCAACTTTATCAAATCCATGGGCAACACTATGTTGTCTCCCAACATTATAAGATCCACCTTGTTCTCTACTAATCACTGAACTAGGAAATCCATTGATGGTATATGTATCAGTGGAATGATCAGATTCTTGAACATTGTACACATATACTTTAATCACATCTACATCACCTAGCCTATCAAACATGTTAATGACAGCTGCCTCCTTCCCATTTGAAGACATCACACATTTCATTTCAAATCCCACAGATATTCCTTCTGGGATATACCTCAAAACTGTGTTTTATACATCATATACCATGTCGATGTATCCATACTTGTCTGGATCAACAAATTTATGCTCAATACATCCATGGTAATCGTATAAAATTTTGCATACTGCCATTGTTTATAAGGAAATAGGAGTGCAGCTCTGCAAAggtgaaaaaaaattaagaatatgCATGAACATACAAAGCTTTCTCTATAAGCATGATTAGTGAAATTAGGAGAAGGGAAATCAACAAACCAAACAAATTAATATGTacagaaaataggagagagaaagggaaaatcAACAAACCATTACAAAGTGAAAATGAAATCAACAAGTTACAGAGAAAGGTTCTTCTTCATTTACAAATCAACATGTACAACCTTAATTAGGAGAGTGGAAATCAACAAACCAAATGAAAAGAACAACGTGAAAAGGAAATATTCATAGcaagacaacaaaaaaaaaaccctagacaATTTGATTctctaaatttgaaaaaacGTTACTGTAATTAGGAGAGGGGAAATGGAGATAATGACTTACATTGCTCTTGGGATGGGGTTGCAGATCTAATTAGTAAGAGTATCGAGTCCGAATTGAAGCAATTGCAGGGCGTCAATCGACACGTGATTTAAAAGAAGGTACTTAGGGCGATGAATGATGAATTCAAGGGATTTTAAgtaaggtaggagttgcagagAAATGTTTCGTGGATGTATTTCACCAACTGGGGCAACGAACACAACAGCTCTGCAACTCTTCAAGTCTCATCGATCTTCTTCCTTGAAGGAGTTTCGATTTGAGTTGCATAGTAGAAGGaagtgaaaaaatgaaaagcCTTGAGCGGTTTTAGGGCAAGTCATTTGAAAAGGCAAAAGGGAAATGTTACTTTAAAATAAGGGTAACTTAGTCATTATAATTTATTTCCTATATGACGTTATTACTTAACAACAACTCACGGACGAAGTTGGGGCTGAGTGTAACCAAGGCATAGTTATAGGGGAGGTTTGTGGAGTTTTTTCAAATTCAGGGGTGTCCCTTGAATTAGGCATAGTTAGAGGGGAGGTCCGTGTAATttactctttattttttaatctaaacctTTTTCAAACCCATACCAAACCCATAACATTTTCCTTTCATTACCTTATGCATACCAAATTCTGaaactttctattttagtttatCAGATTCGGATCAATGTAGTGACCCTCACTTCACCGCCCCTTATCACCACTTTCTGTTCTTATTTTGCAAAAACTTAAAGAGCCAAAGTTGTAGCCCTTTctgttttcttcaaaacccaTTTTGATTCACCTTAAATCCAAATTCCAGTACAAAGTTACCCCTAAAATACTACCCAGGGGTCAATTTGCCAAAATCTCTGGGTGATATTTAAGAAGAGAAGTACTCTCCCGACCCGTCCTCAAGGAATCCCATAGTGGTGATTGCACCATTTGGTATCAAAACAAAGGAGGAGAGACACCATGTGTGATGACCCAAACTCGGGATAAGGGTATGAATACAACCCTCGCGGGCAGTGATCTTACGATCGGTTTCTTAACTTAGCAAGTGTCTAAAAGTtggctaaattttttttttattagcatACAAGCAAGTCACCTTTTCTAACTATGCGGAAGATTATCAAGCAACATCCCATCGACTAACTATATGTTTTCATCCAAATCTAGTGGCAATTCTAAGTAATCATTATATGTTCATCCCACAAGCATAAGAgctaacataaaagaaaataaacagtaTCCAAGTTAATTGTGCTACATCCAACcattaaatccaaattcaatcaaTAAAGTATCCTAATATTCATTattcaagtcttcaaatctATCAAGCATCATGATCGCCATCCTACTGCTCCTGGTCACCTGTGCATTCTGTGCACTGACATGTTCCATCATCTGTGTCTGAAAAATAAAGGGGTGAGCTCGACAACCCAGCGAGACAAAGCATAGATAATACATGCATTAATAGGCACAACTTATACATAcaaacaatgcatgaactatggtaaaaaaaaactagataCATTAATGCAATTCTGTTTAGCTCTACTGCATGTGCACATCTAGTAAAGGTGAGGAACACGACCATTGATCTGACGGCTGCCATTTCTTGCGTTACCCGGCTGAACACTATCGGGAGTCATTTCTCTTTTACCCCGGCTGACCGGACCGAGTCTGGGATCAAGTACGCTCCCCTGTGGGAGGTCTAGATCCGATTCTGGTTCTGGAGGACAGTGTGCTCTCCTGGTGGAGGTCTTATCCTCAATTCTGTTCTGGTGtcctcatccaacacctaaCCCTCTGCTGGAAAGGGGTGCAGTCTGGGTTCTAGGTCTGAATTCTAAATGTCTGATTCTGGGACCTTATGTCAAATTCTTTCTTATATTCTGAATGAGGTTCTATCACATACTGTCATGGTATTTCATCACATCATATGATTATAAACTCATGATACAAACATAACATGTCACTCATATTATAgcataaaacaaaaatccaatgCCTGTAAACATCATAAACAGTCACAAAACATCTGAAATATACGAGACAATGGTTCACTCACATAACATAGCATAAGAGGCATATTAATTCATGTAAAATCCATGATTATACTCACCTTGATACTTGAATAGAATTACACTTTTACCAACTCTTTAGTTTCTCTCCCGTACAATGTATAATCCCTAGATATGCTCACCTATCAGATTATATTAATCTTCTCAGATTCTGTCCCATTCTGCGCATAGTCACTTCTTAATACCATAACTTTTAACATAGATATTCAATAGGTATAAAACTTATATactattaaactagacttaaaatACCACAATTCATAAGAAGGGCCCATCTCCAAAATAAGCCTCCAAAGCCTTTCAAATCCAAGCTTAAACTAGGGTACTGACAGGAACTTTTTCTACTAAACAGAATGACCTTTGTACACTAAAAATGCATTATCAATTCAATAGGGTCCTTTTATGGGTGAAACTAGACTTATAGGGCCACATTTCATCAGAAGGGGTCATCTTCAGATTTGACCCATAGGTAACCCGAAAATTAGTCACAAGGACAGACAAGTGTGCTGGACAGGACTACATTAACCTCAATGTAAGACCCAAAATACATGTACTTCCAGAATGGATTAGGGTCTTAAAATACATGCATAGGAAGGTCTATTAGTCTATTTTGTAGCCatataaatttaaaatcctaatcctaacccgtttaaaaactctgatttttttaaaaaatgatgcgCAGAAAAATACAAGGTCTTAGAATACAATCTTATAATTAATCTAGGTCCATTATCTCTTACcctaagaaaaaatttaaattaggtTTAGAAGAACTTACTCCTTGTTTGTGCAGCCCCAAAATCACTTGAACTCTTTAAGctttcacttcttcttcttttccattcTTTCCTTACTTCCACGATCTAGGTTTGGGGTATCCCTTGGAGTCCATAATTATATTTATCTCTCCTCTTAAACGGCTACCTCTCTTTTGCTCTTTCTTGTTTATCTctaactcactctctctctctagtctctaactcactctctctctccctctctcttcttatctctattttccttcttatgTGTGATGACTCTCTTTCCTTCCTAGTTTATCTCAATTTATCTCAAGTTAGTCAACCACTTGATTTCTAATTTATCTCTAATTTCCCTTTGATTCCTTATTGTTTATCTCAATTTATCTCAAGTTAGTCAACCACTTGATTCCTAATTTATCTCATCCGCCCTATAGTCtattctctcctcttttctttgttattattttattttattattatcattgtttattcttcttttttttttttttttttttttcttttttttttttgcatcaagTCACGAAATCTCTTGGTGGCGCCCATAAGGGGCTCCTTCCACCAAGCTGGCCGaatttctctccttctaaattGAATTTACCTCAGTTTTATTAATAattctaaaataaacaaaaaattatactTAATGTGTTGCAAACAAGAATTGAACCTTGTACCTCCCACAAACAAAGCAACTACACACCAATAAGCTATGACTACTTGTATGAACATAAAAACCCAACATTTTATAAAACATTACTTTTTGCATTAAAACACATTTAATGACAAATAATAAACTCTAATTAATCATATAGCataattaccataatacccatgggatgaaattactattttacccataaGGTTGAGACTTAGGGTTTCTGAAATCTGAGGTTtcacatcctccccaccttatttaaatttcgtcctcgaaatttgatgGTTCTACTCTCTTAAATATAATTTAATATGTCACTAATTTATTCTTCTAGGAAAGAATAGTTGGGATTCTAATAGATATAAATAGAAGTTTCAACCTTTCGGTTACGATCCTGGACATGTGATTATGGGCCCACATACTCCTCAGTTTGTAAATATCTCAATGTATTTAGCTCGCATATCTTCCTCCcattcccaagatgcttcttcaATGGCATGATTTCTCCAAAGTACCTTGACTAGGGGTATTGATTGATTGCGAAGCACTTGATCCTTCCGGTCTAAAATCTGAACCGGCTTCTCTTCATAGGTCATGTCCACCTTTAGGTCGAGTGGTTCATAGTCAGTGTGTGTGAATGATCATGAATATATTTCTTCAGCATTGATACATGGAATGTGTTGTGGATGTTCTTCATGGCAAGTGGGAGAGCCAGCCTATAAGCCAAGTAACCGACTCGCTCTAGAATCTCAAATGGTCCAATGTACCTGGGGCTTATCTTTCCCTTCTTTCCAGACCTCATCACACCTTTCATGGGTGCCACACGAAGAAACACCATGTCACCTTTATCAAATTCAAGGTCCTTCCTCCTGTTGTCTACATAGCTCTTCTGTCTGCTCTGTGCAACTCGAATCCGTTCACGAATCAGGGCTATCTTCTCACAAATTTTCTGAATTATTTCTGGTCCCAGTATGCTCTGTTCACCtacttcatcccagtacaaGGGTGACCTACATTTCCTGCCGTAGAGTGCCTCATATGGTGCCATACCAATTGTAGCCTGGTAACTGTTATTATAGGCAAActctactagtggtagatgccaTTTCCAGTTTCCCTGTAAATCGAGTGCACATGCCCTCAACATATCCTCGAGAATCTGGATAGTCCTCTCAGATTACCCATCTATCTGAGGATGATAAGCAGTGCTGAAACTCAGTTTCGTGCCCATAGCTTTCTGCAGACTCTGCAAAATCTGGAAGTAAATCTGGAATCCCTATCTGACACGATGGATGCCGGTATGCCGTGCAATCTAACGATCGCACCAATGTAAAGTTGGGTAAATTTGTCCATGTCATAAGTCATCCGAACTGGCAGAAAGTGAGCTGACTTGGTCAGTCTGTCAACTATAACCCATATCGCTTCATGACCTTTAGGTGTCCTCGGAAGTCCTataacaaaatccatggtaatgtGCTCCCATTTTCATTCTGGAATAAATAGTGGTTCCAATAATGCAGATGGCCTCTGATGTTCTACCTTAACTTGTTGGCAAGTTAGGCACTTCTCTATATAGTgagcaatttctctcttcatgtTGTTCCACCAATACATGGTCCTCAAGTCTTGGTACATCTTGGTACTTCCAGGATGAACTGTATAGAGCGTACTATGGGCCTCATCTAAAATTTCTTGCTTTAAGTCGGTTTTGTCTAACACACAAATCTGGTCTCCAAATCTAAGAGTTCCATCTTTCTTGATGACATAATTCATCATCTTTCCTTCTTGAACTTCTGTCCTGATTTTCTCTAGGCACGGGTCTTCACTTTAAGCAGATAAATATTGCCAGGTACATATCTAGTTATTACTTATAGATAACTATAGGCATATATTCGAGTAATATAAATATTAATTCCAACAGTCGGGTTAGTTATACTAGACTATCATAACTATGTAATATAAATTATTAGTTATATTTCCTAATATAACATATTCTATATTATTCAGACATAACATTAATATAACTAAGTTGTTATTACAACCAAATCAGTCTTAGTATATATGTGGAGAACTTTGGGTGCACAGAGGCCTGGTATTTATCTCCCTATATGTTATACATAATATAACAACTAAGTAATTGATATTTATTGAATAATATAAGGTACACACTATAGTATGTCtatatataatgtatatattcataaatttgaatattttcttatatttgtacatatatatTATGATATTATCAAGAAATGGTGTATTCAGTTTAACATAATATATTAAACTAAATATATTATCATCTACTAGTATTATAAGTAAGATAAATAATCTTCACATAGCCACCTGAACTGACTGATTAGTTCCTTACCAAAGAACAAGAATGTCCATGGGTAGCCATAGCTACCTACACCAAAAATTATTGAATTATACAATACTAGGTTTCATCATGAGATAGTCCTAGATATGCATGATTTATGGTGAAGAACTTGTGTCTGTACATTATGCTATTCTTAATTAGATTCTATTTGGTTTAGTGATTTATGCAGCAATAGagacttgtatttttttttgttttcctacGCCACCAGTCTTTAGGTCTAGTATCTAAActtttgctctgataccatgttgtgaTGACCCAAACCCGGGATAAGGGTATGAGTACAACCCTCGCAAGAGGTGATCTTACGATCGATTTCTTAACTTAGCATGTGTCTAAAAGTtggctgaaattttttttttattagcatACAAGCATGTCACCTTTTCTAACTATGCGAAAGATTATCAAGCAACATCCCATCgaataaatatatgttttcATCCAAATCTAGTGGTAATTCCAAGTAATCATTATATGTTCATCCCACAAGCATAAGAgctaacataaaagaaaataaacagtaTCCAAGTTAAATTGGGCTACATCCAACcattaaatccaaattcaatcaaTAAAGTATCCTAATATTCATTATTCAAGTCTTCAAGTCTATCAAGCATCATGATCGCCATCCTGCTGCTCCTGGTTACCTGTGCAGTCTGTGCACTGACATGTTCAATCATCTGTGTCTGAAAAATAAAGGGGTGAGCTCAACAGCCCAGCAAGACAAAGCATAGATAATACATGCATTAATAGCCACAACTTATACATAcaaacaatgcatgaactatggTAAAAAAATTAGATACATTAATGCAATTCTGTTTGGCTCTACTGCATGTGCACATCTAGTAAAGGTGAGGAACACGATCGTTGATCTGACGGCTGTCATTTCTTGCATTACCCAGCTGAACACTACCGGGAGTCATTTTTCTTTTACCTCAGCTGACCGGACCGAGTCTGTGATCAAGTATGCTCCCCTGTAGGAGGTCTAGATCTGATTCTAGTTCTGGAGAACAGTGTACTCCCTTGTGGGAGGTCTTATCCTCAATTCTGTTCTGGTGtcctcatccaacacctaaCCCTCTGCTGGAAAGGGGTGCAGTCTGGGTTCTAGGTCTGAATTCTAAATGTCTGATTCTGGGACCTTATGTCCAATTCTTTCTTATATTTTGAATGAGGTTCTATCACATACTGTCATGGTATTTCATCACATCATATAATTCTAAACTCATGATACAAACATGACATGTCACTCatattaaaacataaaacaaaaatccaatgCCTGTAAACAGCATAAACAATCACAAAACATCTGAAATATAAGAGACAATGGTTCACTCACATAACATAGCATAAGAGGCATATTAATTCATGTAAAATCCATGATTATACTCACCTTGGTACTTGAATAGAATTACACTTTTACCAATGTATAATCCCTAGATATGCTCACCTATCAGATCATATTAATCTTCTCAGATTCTGTCCCATTCTGCGCAGAGTCACTTTCTAATACCATAACTTTTAACACAGACATTCAATAGGTATAAAAATTATATACTATTGAACTAGACTTAAAATACCACAATTCATAAGAAGGACCCATCTCCAGAATAAGCCTCCAAGGCCCTTCAAATCCAAGCCTAAACTAGGGTACTGACATGAACTTTTTCTACTAATCAGAATGACCTTTGTGCACTAAAAATACATTAATAAATCGTTAAAAATTATAATGGCTCTCAGTTTTTTATATGTGCAACTATACTTATAAATACACAAATCATCAGAAGACATAAACCTAATTTAAGGTCTCTAAGTCTGCTAAAAAAATGAGCATAACTCGGGTTCAAAACTATAACAAAACTTGCACTCAGGATTGAGTACAGAGTAGTAAAAATATAATTCATCCATCTTCCAGAAATCAGTTCAATCAGGTCTTTTTACGGGTGAAACTAGACTTATAGGGCCACGTTTCATCAGAAGGGGTCATCTTTAGATTTGGCCCATAGGTAACAATATGCTTGAATGGGTGGCATAAAAAAATGGCCAATATTCTGTAAAGAGTGCTTATCACATGCTTTTATCACAAAAATCTGAGGGTATGAGTTTAGCAGCATCCCGCAATCATTCCTGGACAAATATACTAGGTAGTGTTTGGAAGAAAATCTAGTATTCTATGCTTTTTATGGAGGTGTTGCGCATGGGGTGTTGCTATAGCGGATACTTTGCGATATCGTAATGTCCAAGTTGATTGTGGGTGTTATTATTGTGGCTGTGTGGAAACGATATCTCATATTCTACTTGGTTGTCCTTTTACAAGAGTAGTCTGGTTTGGTAGTTCTTTGGGGCATGTGTTGACACCAGGTGCTAATCCTTTTTATCTTAATGGATTCAAGATTGGGATTCTATAGCATCCAATGAAAAGGTGACCAGATGGTCAATGATATCTCATTTTACTTTTATACGTTGGATGTTATGGAAAGCCcataatgatattgttttggggCGACGAAGACGGACTCCTCAAGAAGTTATCCAAGCATCTCTTTCAAGTTTTAGCGAATTTCAAAAGGCCCAAACAATATCTCTTTTACAACAGGTTTCGTTACCTGCTTCATATCTTCAGTTCCGGTATCTCGGAGTGCCCCGCTTCCTGGTCATGTGAAAATCAATTGTGATGCATCATTAGCTTCAAACACGATTGTAGGTGGTTTGGGAATAATCTATCGAGATTGTAGTGGTCACCCTCTCTATGTTGTGTCAATCCCAACAACCTTTAACGATGCTGCTTTAGGTGAGGCTAGCAATTCGCTACTCTTTGTTAGAGGCAGTTTCTGAAGGTTATGAGTGGATCAAAGTCGAATCGGATAACAAGAATGTAGTCTCATATTTGCAAGGAGGACAACAATCTTCACCACTTACTCTACGTACCATTTTGGAAGATGTTGTTCATGTTTTGAAAGTTgtattttcaattttgttaCAAAAGAGATTAATAGTTGTGTTGACTCTCTGGCGAGGAAGGCCCTATCGATGACGTGCATGATGATGTACGTGGCCTATTTCGAATCCATGGTTAATGGATTTATGTACCCTTTAGCCATGAGCTTTCACGTTATCTAAATATAGTGcttttaccttaaaaaaaaagggttgttattcatgtaacaagggtAGGTTacgtttggaaaaataacaaaatggtgaAAAGACCAAATATGCAATAACTAGTGGGACATTGAACGATTAATTATTAGGGTAATTTTggcatttcattttcttttattaaaatcacaagattgtatttaaaattagtaTATAAAATGGCGTTTCTATCATTTCATCGTACTCCTATCTGGATTTTCATCCAACGGTCCATTTAAAGCGCAATCATTCAATTCTCTCTTTTAGTTTCCCGCATTTACCCCTCCTCTCTCCACACCTCCTCCTCTGAGAAAGAAAGAACCACTGCGCCACATCGCTACCACTCCTCACAGTCTCAGATGCGATAGGCGGTCGATTCTCTCACAAGCAAACCAGGTTTCTCTTCCAACTCTTAATCTCTCGTTGTCGGAATACCATCGGAGACGGCAACTAGAGCCAGATCCGTCGATCTGCTGCTGTTCCCATCTGTGAAAAAAATTGAGATGTCACGCGaactcctctctctctgtctctctgctATTCCCATCATTTTCTAATGATGGGGGGAGAATTATAGGAAAATCAGGATAATAAAGTCAGCAAAAATTCTTTGGTCATATCTCTGCCGCAATGTGCCCGAAACTTTAATTTTTCTTGGGCCTGAGGTTGATCTGATTATTCATTTGAGAGAAACTGAGAGTTTTATTAAGCCATTACAGCTCTAAGAGTGAATGCACAAATAAGCACTTGGGTATTGGCAATAGTGATCAAGATGTGGTAGAACATGGTGCTGGCTTGTTGGGTTGGAATCAAAGTTCCTTCGCTACCACAATCACCTCATTCAAAGCTCTAAATCCACgattctaaattaaaaatcctaactcatgATTTCAGAATCTAATCATAAAATAGAGAACGAAGGTGGGAGGAAGAGATGGCGAGTTAGCCATGGAGACTACATGGAGTGATTGAAGTTGCAGGAAGGTCCATTAGTAGAATGATTGAGTTGTAGAAGGAGATTCCTTTCTCTACCGTCTGGTTTGGTCGTCGTGAGAGATGAAGAGATTTGTTCGGTTTAGCACTTTTAGGGTAGAAGCCGCCAATGGAAGCAGCGGCTTTGACGGATTCCTTTCTCTACCGTCGCGTGAGGGTGCGCCAGCATGAAGGTGTCGCGCCATCGTCGGAGAGAAGCCTGGAGAGGAGACAACGGATTCTGGTTTGGTCGTTGATCGTCGCatcgtgagagaggagagacaaAGGAGGAGCaactctgataggtggggtgatTTTTTGGGCAATCAAAATTGACCGTTGGATTGTAGTGCATAATTATGATTTAACcctttttaaataattaagttAAAATTTGTGGGTTTTCCCTATTTTCAAGCAATAAATGTGATTTTACTCAATTATCCTTATAAAATTATTTCCAAGTGGATCCTAAACTATAGTTTGAAGAGGGTAATAggtgtcttgttatgtttggataaataacaaacccttgttacattaataattacccaaaaaaaaatccaagtataatttttttttttttttttttgtcctataAAACCAAGATTTAACTAAATAGATACAACAAACCTTTTTGTTTATGGTCCACGCTCCATACCCACGGCAAAGATTATTGGATTTGGACCCAACAGGTGTCGTCATATGATTCTCATGCGGTAGGCCGCGGACAGCGACCTTATCGTCGTAATGCTTGGAGCCTGGAGGAGGAGGCTATTAGCCTATTAGCCAAAATGCTAAAAGCAGTCTCTTTCAATTTAGTCGCCAAAACCACTAAAACCGCGTCCCTTGGATAGCTGGAATGCTGGATTATCATTACTTCTTAGGCTGCCAACTGTGAACAGCTCTCAAACATTGATACTCAAACCATCCCACACCGACTCAGAACATTCCactcaccctctctctctctctctctctctctctctctctggattcGTAAGGCTATAAATAATGAGCATCTCCATCGTCTATCTCACTTCAAACTTCCAATTAATATTACTCTGATTTCCAAATCCAAGCTTGCTCCATGGTTTCAATGGCTGCTCCTTCTTCTAAACTTCCTGTGATGGTACTGACTCTAGTGGCTACCTCTTTAATGGTGGCCTCTGCTTCTAATTTCTACCAAGACTTTGAAATCACTTGGGGAGATGGCCGTGGTAAGATCCTCAACAATAGTAAGGCTCTCACTTTGTCACTTGACAAGTCTTCTGGGTCTGGCTTTCAATCCAATAGCGAGTATCTATTTGGGAATATTGATATGGAACTCAAGCTTGTCCCTGGCAACTCTGCTGGAACCGTCACTGCCTATTATGTAAGCTCTCACTTTCATCCTTAGCTTTCCTTTATAAAAATGTGATCTTTATACTCACTAGCTTTCTACTTGTGTTGCAGTTATCTTCCAAGGGTGCAACATGGGATGAGATAGATTTTGAGTTCTTGGGGAATCTCAGTGGAGATCCTTACACTCTTCACACCAATGTGTTTAGCCACGGCAAAGGCAACAGGGAGCAGCAGTTTCATCTCTGGTTCGATCCAACAGCAGATTTCCACACTTACTCCATTCTCTGGAACCAACAAAACATCATGTAAGGGATACAAACCCTTTCgattgttatgtatgtctcgaattcttgtatCCATTTTGAAGAATGATCCACTCTGACATTTTTTGTGACTATTTGAATGAAACTTCTTCTTAGATATATGTGAATAATGTGATGATAGTTGAGGGCTTGGGTACGGTTTAACCCATTGGGTCGACCCAATCCGATGAAAAAGTATCTATATTCTTTATCTGCTTTATTGTAAAGTGAATGAGATTTGGCGTT harbors:
- the LOC122657773 gene encoding probable xyloglucan endotransglucosylase/hydrolase protein 23; translation: MVSMAAPSSKLPVMVLTLVATSLMVASASNFYQDFEITWGDGRGKILNNSKALTLSLDKSSGSGFQSNSEYLFGNIDMELKLVPGNSAGTVTAYYLSSKGATWDEIDFEFLGNLSGDPYTLHTNVFSHGKGNREQQFHLWFDPTADFHTYSILWNQQNIIFSVDGTPIREFKNKESIGVPFPKSQPMRIYSSLWNANDWATRGGLIKTDWNLAPFTASYRNFNAKASCVISSSGSSSCSSKSASSASNNTAWLSQELDSGSQEKLKWVQKNYMIYNYCTDTKRFPQGLPAECAAAN